Proteins from a genomic interval of Nitrospina gracilis Nb-211:
- a CDS encoding cytochrome c3 family protein, whose amino-acid sequence MQLRQWLPIFSTLLAVCAAFALLAPNSLKAGGPPDITFSDTKSLPPVVFSHEVHLGKKLKCNNCHSKIFKMKAGSADEGNALTMDSLQNGQFCGACHDGETAFSSKGDCKKCHNGG is encoded by the coding sequence ATGCAACTCAGACAATGGCTTCCAATTTTCTCCACCCTGCTTGCGGTATGCGCCGCGTTCGCCCTGTTGGCTCCCAATAGCCTGAAGGCGGGCGGACCGCCGGACATCACCTTCTCCGACACGAAGTCCCTGCCGCCAGTGGTCTTCAGCCATGAAGTCCATCTGGGGAAAAAACTCAAGTGCAACAACTGCCATTCCAAAATTTTCAAAATGAAAGCCGGTAGCGCCGACGAAGGCAATGCGCTGACGATGGATTCCCTGCAGAACGGCCAGTTTTGCGGAGCCTGCCACGACGGCGAGACAGCCTTCTCCTCCAAAGGCGACTGCAAGAAGTGCCACAACGGCGGTTGA